Proteins from a single region of Flavobacterium sp. K5-23:
- a CDS encoding carboxypeptidase-like regulatory domain-containing protein, with the protein MMKSNLFFIVLICLFFVSCSQDDENLLSVGIQTRVTGKITDSYNSPIPNVKLKISEYKLKPNNSIFFGNLPNFIQHLESSQTNSNGEYNFTFKTSGQGNFYSLEIEPSPISEQKYWNCCVGLVPIKNIGENFIFNTYQLVNLYPCDVTFNLNNISNLPLQIIHETTRFDNNTAEINSNSQVVKRIYLIKYNMQTIKIFRTKNGITQKASYTFPASNVETLTTQNITIYETDFTNI; encoded by the coding sequence GTCAAATTTGTTTTTTATTGTTCTTATATGTCTCTTTTTTGTGAGCTGCTCTCAAGATGATGAAAACTTATTATCGGTGGGTATTCAGACAAGAGTTACAGGTAAAATTACAGATTCCTATAATTCACCCATTCCAAATGTCAAATTAAAAATTAGCGAATATAAATTAAAGCCAAATAACTCTATTTTTTTTGGAAATTTACCCAATTTTATTCAACACTTAGAATCAAGCCAAACAAATTCAAATGGTGAGTACAATTTTACATTCAAAACTAGTGGGCAAGGAAATTTTTATTCATTAGAAATAGAACCTTCACCAATTTCAGAACAAAAATATTGGAATTGTTGTGTAGGTCTTGTACCTATAAAAAATATCGGTGAAAATTTTATATTTAATACGTATCAACTAGTAAATCTATATCCTTGTGATGTAACATTTAATTTGAATAACATATCCAATTTACCGCTTCAAATAATACACGAAACAACTAGATTTGATAATAACACAGCTGAAATTAACTCAAATTCACAAGTTGTAAAAAGAATTTATCTTATAAAATATAATATGCAAACAATCAAAATATTTAGAACTAAAAATGGAATAACACAAAAAGCGTCATATACATTTCCTGCTTCTAATGTAGAAACTTTGACAACGCAAAATATAACAATTTATGAAACCGATTTTACAAACATATAA